From a region of the Mobula hypostoma chromosome 6, sMobHyp1.1, whole genome shotgun sequence genome:
- the LOC134347651 gene encoding secreted phosphoprotein 24-like, protein MKTFLLAVAAVQIFSCSGVPSTKEALRASVIKLNEMTEIPNLCGITRRGVTNTYHTGKLSYSMDLTFSVKETVCSKNSGQEFDDPSCSFRHKNIAEKGFCKSHVEFFADKVADVEVECDGLTTADSESDSTESSENSIEAQSISEETSLEETSDVERKSNETSVEESSDMKSKSTELSSELSSNEQNEDSRAQH, encoded by the exons ATGAAAACCTTCCTGCTTGCAGTTGCTGCTGTGCAGATCTTCTCCTGCTCAG GAGTGCCAAGCACCAAGGAAGCCCTGAGAGCCTCAGTTATAAAGCTGAATGAAATGACTGAGATCCCCAACCTCTGTGGTATCACCAGGAGAGGAGTGACAAAT ACATATCACACAGGTAAACTGTCCTACAGCATGGATTTAACATTCTCTGTGAAAGAAACTGTCTGCTCCAAGAATTCTGGACAGGAATTTGATGATCCCAGCTGCTCCTTCCGCCATAAAAACATAGCG GAGAAAGGGTTTTGCAAAAGCCATGTGGAATTTTTTGCTGATAAGGTAGCTGATGTCGAAGTGGAGTGTGACGGTCTGACGACAGCTGACAGCGAGAGTGACTCAACAGAATCAAGTGAAAACAGTATTGAG GCACAAAGCATATCAGAAGAAACATCACTTGAGGAAACCTCAGAT GTAGAGAGAAAGTCAAATGAGACATCAGTTGAGGAGTCTTCCGAT ATGAAAAGCAAGTCAACGGAATTATCATCGGAGCTGTCTTCAAAT GAACAAAATGAGGACTCGAGAGCCCAGCACTAA